A section of the Castanea sativa cultivar Marrone di Chiusa Pesio chromosome 12, ASM4071231v1 genome encodes:
- the LOC142619547 gene encoding disease resistance-like protein DSC1 isoform X2, translated as MESCFDRSGQSLWYESEFIRDIVEFISHKLRYPLLRNIKGLVGIDSQVEDLMSLLAIGSNDVRIIGIWGMGGVGKTTLARVFYEIVFSEFEGGCFIANVRSKSEKYGLLPLQQKLISEILMEKSVDIYIRDDYDGVRIIKNSLSHKKILLVLDDVNHFNQLEKLAGEADWFGLGSRVIITTREGRLLKMHNVCGIYEPQGLNDIEALRLFSLKAFKIDNPPEDYLKLSTYFVNYAKGLPLAIDVLGSFLHGRSKEEWESASYKLKEYPEKEINETLEISFNGLQDIEKEIFLHIACFFNMKDKDYIVDILDCLGLYPTFGLDVLIEKSLLKDYENKYWMHDLLQIMGQDIVRRDYPQEPEKWSKLWQYKDIRNVLMKNTEMEAIEGLVLEFGELHKSEMAHWNLEAFPKMPNLKLLIIHDVQLLHGPKHLSNKLRIRDWSMYPSKSLPSNFQPYELVELQLLHSKLEQLWKGTKYLDKLKFIKLNNSLNLIATPDFTGVPNLEKLVFNGCINLLEVHPSISVLKRLTLLDLENCKSLRSLPSKFEMESLEILILSGCSKIERIPEFMGSMKRLSKLYLNGTAITKLPSSIEHLTNLEELSFQGCKGPPSKLWNKFFPFNLMQRRSQNPMSLLLPSLLGMCSLKRLDLSDCSLQTIPNDFGNLSSIAILNLSENHFTCLPESIMQLSKLSAIYLCNCTRLCSLPQLPSTTFWVVADGCTSLETFPNGLKPHHTHGTHLFFLNCFKLAGRSDMFFNVLRMLLTFHQEICKKSIILYPFGSFSIVIPGSKIPKWFSHQSVGNRVNEQVTHPNKNMNIQVPSRSSNMWIGIALCAVLPCPNFDLSNILRCCIVINKHKGLNFSIGINPRLVKIKSHHLWLSYIPSQMFSERVGAVLSQIDENGFIQIEVRFQWDSNYFLEVNKCGFRMVYKQDIEDIREMISAQSSNSTCITPHEGLDIQHDFHYSTKGIKIKQSRDEYEGAGASGEGKSNDVPHSKRIER; from the exons ATGGAGAGCTGCTTTGACAGAAGTGGCCAATCTCTCTG GTATGAGTCAGAATTTATCCGAGATATTGTGGAATTCATATCACATAAATTGAGATATCCATTACTAAGAAATATCAAAGGATTAGTTGGAATAGATTCCCAAGTGGAGGACTTGATGTCGCTTTTAGCTATAGGATCAAATGATGTTCGCATAATCGGGATTTGGGGAATGGGTGGAGTCGGTAAGACAACTCTAGCTAGAGTTTTTTATGAGATTGTTTTTAGTGAATTTGAAGGTGGTTGTTTTATCGCTAATGTTAGGAGTAAATCTGAAAAATATGGGTTACTTCCATTACAACAAAAACTTATCAGTGAGATTTTGATGGAGAAAAGTGTGGATATTTATATTAGGGATGATTATGATGGAGTTCGTATTATCAAGAATAGTTTATCTCATAAAAAgattcttcttgttcttgatgaTGTAAATCACTTCAATCAACTAGAAAAGTTAGCTGGGGAAGCTGATTGGTTTGGTCTAGGTAGTAGAGTTATCATAACAACAAGAGAAGGGCGTTTGTTGAAAATGCATAATGTATGCGGAATATATGAGCCTCAAGGACTGAATGATATTGAGGCTCTTCGTCTTTTTAGTTTGAAAGCCTTCAAAATTGATAACCCCCCTGAAGATTATCTAAAATTGTCCACATATTTTGTAAATTATGCTAAAGGCCTACCTTTAGCCATTGATGTTTTGGGTTCATTTTTGCATGGTAGAAGTAAGGAGGAATGGGAAAGCGCATCATATAAGCTCAAGGAATATcctgaaaaagaaattaatgaaacaCTTGAAATAAGTTTTAATGGACTTCAGGATATAGAAAAGGAAATATTTCTACATATCGCATGTTTCTTCAATATGAAGGACAAAGATTATATAGTAGATATATTAGATTGTCTTGGCCTTTACCCTACATTTGGATTGGATGTTCTCATTGAAAAGTCTCTCTTAAAagattatgaaaataaatattggATGCATGACTTACTACAAATAATGGGACAAGACATTGTTCGTCGAGATTATCCTCAAGAACCTGAAAAGTGGAGCAAATTGTGGCAATATAAGGACATTCGCAATGTGTTGATGAAAAATACG GAAATGGAAGCAATAGAAGGACTTGTCCTTGAATTTGGTGAACTACATAAATCAGAAATGGCACATTGGAATCTTGAAGCCTTTCCAAAGATGCCTAACCTTAAATTGCTTATAATTCATGATGTTCAACTTCTGCATGGGCCCAAACATCTTTCTAATAAATTAAGAATTCGTGATTGGAGTATGTATCCTTCAAAATCATTGCCATCAAATTTTCAACCATATGAGCTTGTTGAACTTCAATTGTTGCATAGTAAACTTGAACAGCTTTGGAAAGGGACAAAG TATTTGGACAAGTTAAAGTTCATCAAATTGAACAATTCCTTAAACCTCATTGCAACTCCTGACTTTACTGGAGTTCCCAATCTTGAGAAATTGGTTTTCAATggttgtataaatttacttgaGGTACACCCATCTATTTCAGTTCTTAAAAGACTTACTCTTCTTGATTTAGAAAACTGCAAAAGCCTTAGAAGTCTTCCAAGCAAGTTTGAAATGGAGTCTCTTGAAATTCTCATTCTTTCTGGCTGTTCAAAAATCGAGAGAATTCCAGAATTTATGGGAAGTATGAAACGCTTATCAAAACTTTACTTAAATGGCACTGCTATTACAAAGCTTCCCTCTTCAATTGAACATTTGACTAATCTTGAAGAACTATCTTTTCAAGGATGTAAGGGGCCACCATCTAAACTATGGAataaattttttccctttaatttaatgcaaagaagaagccaaaatCCAATGAGCTTGTTATTGCCTTCCCTATTGGGTATGTGTTCTTTAAAGAGATTGGACCTGAGTGACTGTAGTCTCCAAACAATCCCTAATGATTTTGGAAACTTATCCTCTATAGCTATTTTAAATCTAAGTGAAAATCACTTTACTTGCCTTCCTGAAAGTATCATGCAACTATCTAAATTGTCGGCAATTTATTTATGCAATTGCACAAGACTTTGTTCATTGCCACAATTGCCATCAACGACTTTTTGGGTTGTAGCAGATGGTTGTACCTCATTGGAAACATTTCCAAATGGATTAAAACCACACCATACACATGGTACACATCTTTTCTTCTTGAATTGCTTCAAATTGGCTGGTCGGAGTGACATGTTCTTTAACGTGCTGAGAATGCTATTAACATTTcatcag GAAATCTGCAAGAAATCTATTATATTATATCCCTTTGGTTCCTTTAGTATTGTGATTCCTGGAAGTAAAATTCCGAAATGGTTTAGTCATCAGAGTGTGGGGAATAGAGTTAATGAACAAGTTACTCATCCCaacaaaaatatgaatataCAAGTGCCTTCTCGTTCGAGTAATATGTGGATTGGAATCGCTTTGTGTGCTGTTTTGCCATGCCCCAATTTTGATCTTTCTAATATTTTGAGATGTTGCATTGTAATCAATAAACATAAAGGTTTAAACTTTTCTATAGGCATTAACCCTAGATTGGTTAAGATTAAATCACATCACCTTTGGTTGTCCTATATACCCTCTCAAATGTTTAGTGAGAGAGTGGGAGCAGTATTGAGTCAAATTGATGAGAATGGATTCATACAGATAGAGGTTAGATTTCAATGGGATTCCAACTACTTCCTGGAGGTTAATAAATGTGGGTTTCGTATGGTATACAAACAAGACATTGAAGatataagagaaatgatatcAGCTCAATCCAGCAACAGCACCTGCATCACTCCTCATGAGGGTTTGGATATTCAACATGATTTTCACTATTCAACAAAAGGTATCAAAATTAAGCAAAGCCGTGATGAATATGAAGGGGCTGGAGCTAGTGGAGAAGGCAAATCTAACGATGTCCCACACTCAAAGAGGATTGAAAGATAG
- the LOC142619547 gene encoding disease resistance-like protein DSC1 isoform X3, translated as MYESEFIRDIVEFISHKLRYPLLRNIKGLVGIDSQVEDLMSLLAIGSNDVRIIGIWGMGGVGKTTLARVFYEIVFSEFEGGCFIANVRSKSEKYGLLPLQQKLISEILMEKSVDIYIRDDYDGVRIIKNSLSHKKILLVLDDVNHFNQLEKLAGEADWFGLGSRVIITTREGRLLKMHNVCGIYEPQGLNDIEALRLFSLKAFKIDNPPEDYLKLSTYFVNYAKGLPLAIDVLGSFLHGRSKEEWESASYKLKEYPEKEINETLEISFNGLQDIEKEIFLHIACFFNMKDKDYIVDILDCLGLYPTFGLDVLIEKSLLKDYENKYWMHDLLQIMGQDIVRRDYPQEPEKWSKLWQYKDIRNVLMKNTEMEAIEGLVLEFGELHKSEMAHWNLEAFPKMPNLKLLIIHDVQLLHGPKHLSNKLRIRDWSMYPSKSLPSNFQPYELVELQLLHSKLEQLWKGTKYLDKLKFIKLNNSLNLIATPDFTGVPNLEKLVFNGCINLLEVHPSISVLKRLTLLDLENCKSLRSLPSKFEMESLEILILSGCSKIERIPEFMGSMKRLSKLYLNGTAITKLPSSIEHLTNLEELSFQGCKGPPSKLWNKFFPFNLMQRRSQNPMSLLLPSLLGMCSLKRLDLSDCSLQTIPNDFGNLSSIAILNLSENHFTCLPESIMQLSKLSAIYLCNCTRLCSLPQLPSTTFWVVADGCTSLETFPNGLKPHHTHGTHLFFLNCFKLAGRSDMFFNVLRMLLTFHQEICKKSIILYPFGSFSIVIPGSKIPKWFSHQSVGNRVNEQVTHPNKNMNIQVPSRSSNMWIGIALCAVLPCPNFDLSNILRCCIVINKHKGLNFSIGINPRLVKIKSHHLWLSYIPSQMFSERVGAVLSQIDENGFIQIEVRFQWDSNYFLEVNKCGFRMVYKQDIEDIREMISAQSSNSTCITPHEGLDIQHDFHYSTKGIKIKQSRDEYEGAGASGEGKSNDVPHSKRIER; from the exons AT GTATGAGTCAGAATTTATCCGAGATATTGTGGAATTCATATCACATAAATTGAGATATCCATTACTAAGAAATATCAAAGGATTAGTTGGAATAGATTCCCAAGTGGAGGACTTGATGTCGCTTTTAGCTATAGGATCAAATGATGTTCGCATAATCGGGATTTGGGGAATGGGTGGAGTCGGTAAGACAACTCTAGCTAGAGTTTTTTATGAGATTGTTTTTAGTGAATTTGAAGGTGGTTGTTTTATCGCTAATGTTAGGAGTAAATCTGAAAAATATGGGTTACTTCCATTACAACAAAAACTTATCAGTGAGATTTTGATGGAGAAAAGTGTGGATATTTATATTAGGGATGATTATGATGGAGTTCGTATTATCAAGAATAGTTTATCTCATAAAAAgattcttcttgttcttgatgaTGTAAATCACTTCAATCAACTAGAAAAGTTAGCTGGGGAAGCTGATTGGTTTGGTCTAGGTAGTAGAGTTATCATAACAACAAGAGAAGGGCGTTTGTTGAAAATGCATAATGTATGCGGAATATATGAGCCTCAAGGACTGAATGATATTGAGGCTCTTCGTCTTTTTAGTTTGAAAGCCTTCAAAATTGATAACCCCCCTGAAGATTATCTAAAATTGTCCACATATTTTGTAAATTATGCTAAAGGCCTACCTTTAGCCATTGATGTTTTGGGTTCATTTTTGCATGGTAGAAGTAAGGAGGAATGGGAAAGCGCATCATATAAGCTCAAGGAATATcctgaaaaagaaattaatgaaacaCTTGAAATAAGTTTTAATGGACTTCAGGATATAGAAAAGGAAATATTTCTACATATCGCATGTTTCTTCAATATGAAGGACAAAGATTATATAGTAGATATATTAGATTGTCTTGGCCTTTACCCTACATTTGGATTGGATGTTCTCATTGAAAAGTCTCTCTTAAAagattatgaaaataaatattggATGCATGACTTACTACAAATAATGGGACAAGACATTGTTCGTCGAGATTATCCTCAAGAACCTGAAAAGTGGAGCAAATTGTGGCAATATAAGGACATTCGCAATGTGTTGATGAAAAATACG GAAATGGAAGCAATAGAAGGACTTGTCCTTGAATTTGGTGAACTACATAAATCAGAAATGGCACATTGGAATCTTGAAGCCTTTCCAAAGATGCCTAACCTTAAATTGCTTATAATTCATGATGTTCAACTTCTGCATGGGCCCAAACATCTTTCTAATAAATTAAGAATTCGTGATTGGAGTATGTATCCTTCAAAATCATTGCCATCAAATTTTCAACCATATGAGCTTGTTGAACTTCAATTGTTGCATAGTAAACTTGAACAGCTTTGGAAAGGGACAAAG TATTTGGACAAGTTAAAGTTCATCAAATTGAACAATTCCTTAAACCTCATTGCAACTCCTGACTTTACTGGAGTTCCCAATCTTGAGAAATTGGTTTTCAATggttgtataaatttacttgaGGTACACCCATCTATTTCAGTTCTTAAAAGACTTACTCTTCTTGATTTAGAAAACTGCAAAAGCCTTAGAAGTCTTCCAAGCAAGTTTGAAATGGAGTCTCTTGAAATTCTCATTCTTTCTGGCTGTTCAAAAATCGAGAGAATTCCAGAATTTATGGGAAGTATGAAACGCTTATCAAAACTTTACTTAAATGGCACTGCTATTACAAAGCTTCCCTCTTCAATTGAACATTTGACTAATCTTGAAGAACTATCTTTTCAAGGATGTAAGGGGCCACCATCTAAACTATGGAataaattttttccctttaatttaatgcaaagaagaagccaaaatCCAATGAGCTTGTTATTGCCTTCCCTATTGGGTATGTGTTCTTTAAAGAGATTGGACCTGAGTGACTGTAGTCTCCAAACAATCCCTAATGATTTTGGAAACTTATCCTCTATAGCTATTTTAAATCTAAGTGAAAATCACTTTACTTGCCTTCCTGAAAGTATCATGCAACTATCTAAATTGTCGGCAATTTATTTATGCAATTGCACAAGACTTTGTTCATTGCCACAATTGCCATCAACGACTTTTTGGGTTGTAGCAGATGGTTGTACCTCATTGGAAACATTTCCAAATGGATTAAAACCACACCATACACATGGTACACATCTTTTCTTCTTGAATTGCTTCAAATTGGCTGGTCGGAGTGACATGTTCTTTAACGTGCTGAGAATGCTATTAACATTTcatcag GAAATCTGCAAGAAATCTATTATATTATATCCCTTTGGTTCCTTTAGTATTGTGATTCCTGGAAGTAAAATTCCGAAATGGTTTAGTCATCAGAGTGTGGGGAATAGAGTTAATGAACAAGTTACTCATCCCaacaaaaatatgaatataCAAGTGCCTTCTCGTTCGAGTAATATGTGGATTGGAATCGCTTTGTGTGCTGTTTTGCCATGCCCCAATTTTGATCTTTCTAATATTTTGAGATGTTGCATTGTAATCAATAAACATAAAGGTTTAAACTTTTCTATAGGCATTAACCCTAGATTGGTTAAGATTAAATCACATCACCTTTGGTTGTCCTATATACCCTCTCAAATGTTTAGTGAGAGAGTGGGAGCAGTATTGAGTCAAATTGATGAGAATGGATTCATACAGATAGAGGTTAGATTTCAATGGGATTCCAACTACTTCCTGGAGGTTAATAAATGTGGGTTTCGTATGGTATACAAACAAGACATTGAAGatataagagaaatgatatcAGCTCAATCCAGCAACAGCACCTGCATCACTCCTCATGAGGGTTTGGATATTCAACATGATTTTCACTATTCAACAAAAGGTATCAAAATTAAGCAAAGCCGTGATGAATATGAAGGGGCTGGAGCTAGTGGAGAAGGCAAATCTAACGATGTCCCACACTCAAAGAGGATTGAAAGATAG
- the LOC142619547 gene encoding TMV resistance protein N-like isoform X1: MDSKGPSSSSSSSRKWKYDVFLSFRGEDTRKSFTDRLYTTLKQKGIFTFRDDEKLERGKPIKLELLEAIEESLYAIVILSKNYASSTWCLDELVKIMECKDKIGLIVHPIFYDVDPSEVRKQTGTYAQAFVKHERENIDKVHIWRAALTEVANLSGLSLHDRYESEFIRDIVEFISHKLRYPLLRNIKGLVGIDSQVEDLMSLLAIGSNDVRIIGIWGMGGVGKTTLARVFYEIVFSEFEGGCFIANVRSKSEKYGLLPLQQKLISEILMEKSVDIYIRDDYDGVRIIKNSLSHKKILLVLDDVNHFNQLEKLAGEADWFGLGSRVIITTREGRLLKMHNVCGIYEPQGLNDIEALRLFSLKAFKIDNPPEDYLKLSTYFVNYAKGLPLAIDVLGSFLHGRSKEEWESASYKLKEYPEKEINETLEISFNGLQDIEKEIFLHIACFFNMKDKDYIVDILDCLGLYPTFGLDVLIEKSLLKDYENKYWMHDLLQIMGQDIVRRDYPQEPEKWSKLWQYKDIRNVLMKNTEMEAIEGLVLEFGELHKSEMAHWNLEAFPKMPNLKLLIIHDVQLLHGPKHLSNKLRIRDWSMYPSKSLPSNFQPYELVELQLLHSKLEQLWKGTKYLDKLKFIKLNNSLNLIATPDFTGVPNLEKLVFNGCINLLEVHPSISVLKRLTLLDLENCKSLRSLPSKFEMESLEILILSGCSKIERIPEFMGSMKRLSKLYLNGTAITKLPSSIEHLTNLEELSFQGCKGPPSKLWNKFFPFNLMQRRSQNPMSLLLPSLLGMCSLKRLDLSDCSLQTIPNDFGNLSSIAILNLSENHFTCLPESIMQLSKLSAIYLCNCTRLCSLPQLPSTTFWVVADGCTSLETFPNGLKPHHTHGTHLFFLNCFKLAGRSDMFFNVLRMLLTFHQEICKKSIILYPFGSFSIVIPGSKIPKWFSHQSVGNRVNEQVTHPNKNMNIQVPSRSSNMWIGIALCAVLPCPNFDLSNILRCCIVINKHKGLNFSIGINPRLVKIKSHHLWLSYIPSQMFSERVGAVLSQIDENGFIQIEVRFQWDSNYFLEVNKCGFRMVYKQDIEDIREMISAQSSNSTCITPHEGLDIQHDFHYSTKGIKIKQSRDEYEGAGASGEGKSNDVPHSKRIER; encoded by the exons ATGGATTCAAAAGGcccatcttcttcctcttcttctagCCGTAAGTGGAAATACGATGTCTTTCTAAGCTTCAGAGGTGAAGATACTCGCAAGAGTTTTACAGATCGTCTCTACACTACTTTGAAACAAAAGGGAATTTTCACCTTCAGGGACGATGAAAAACTCGAAAGAggcaaacctattaaacttgaGCTTTTAGAAGCAATAGAAGAATCATTGTATGCTATTGTCATTCTCTCGAAAAACTATGCATCCTCAACATGGTGCTTGGATGAACTTGTAAAGATTATGGAATGTAAAGATAAAATAGGATTAATAGTTCATCCCATTTTCTACGATGTGGATCCGTCTGAGGTACGAAAGCAGACAGGAACTTATGCACAAGCCTTTGTCAAAcatgaaagagagaatatagaTAAAGTTCACATATGGAGAGCTGCTTTGACAGAAGTGGCCAATCTCTCTGGTTTGTCTTTACATGATAG GTATGAGTCAGAATTTATCCGAGATATTGTGGAATTCATATCACATAAATTGAGATATCCATTACTAAGAAATATCAAAGGATTAGTTGGAATAGATTCCCAAGTGGAGGACTTGATGTCGCTTTTAGCTATAGGATCAAATGATGTTCGCATAATCGGGATTTGGGGAATGGGTGGAGTCGGTAAGACAACTCTAGCTAGAGTTTTTTATGAGATTGTTTTTAGTGAATTTGAAGGTGGTTGTTTTATCGCTAATGTTAGGAGTAAATCTGAAAAATATGGGTTACTTCCATTACAACAAAAACTTATCAGTGAGATTTTGATGGAGAAAAGTGTGGATATTTATATTAGGGATGATTATGATGGAGTTCGTATTATCAAGAATAGTTTATCTCATAAAAAgattcttcttgttcttgatgaTGTAAATCACTTCAATCAACTAGAAAAGTTAGCTGGGGAAGCTGATTGGTTTGGTCTAGGTAGTAGAGTTATCATAACAACAAGAGAAGGGCGTTTGTTGAAAATGCATAATGTATGCGGAATATATGAGCCTCAAGGACTGAATGATATTGAGGCTCTTCGTCTTTTTAGTTTGAAAGCCTTCAAAATTGATAACCCCCCTGAAGATTATCTAAAATTGTCCACATATTTTGTAAATTATGCTAAAGGCCTACCTTTAGCCATTGATGTTTTGGGTTCATTTTTGCATGGTAGAAGTAAGGAGGAATGGGAAAGCGCATCATATAAGCTCAAGGAATATcctgaaaaagaaattaatgaaacaCTTGAAATAAGTTTTAATGGACTTCAGGATATAGAAAAGGAAATATTTCTACATATCGCATGTTTCTTCAATATGAAGGACAAAGATTATATAGTAGATATATTAGATTGTCTTGGCCTTTACCCTACATTTGGATTGGATGTTCTCATTGAAAAGTCTCTCTTAAAagattatgaaaataaatattggATGCATGACTTACTACAAATAATGGGACAAGACATTGTTCGTCGAGATTATCCTCAAGAACCTGAAAAGTGGAGCAAATTGTGGCAATATAAGGACATTCGCAATGTGTTGATGAAAAATACG GAAATGGAAGCAATAGAAGGACTTGTCCTTGAATTTGGTGAACTACATAAATCAGAAATGGCACATTGGAATCTTGAAGCCTTTCCAAAGATGCCTAACCTTAAATTGCTTATAATTCATGATGTTCAACTTCTGCATGGGCCCAAACATCTTTCTAATAAATTAAGAATTCGTGATTGGAGTATGTATCCTTCAAAATCATTGCCATCAAATTTTCAACCATATGAGCTTGTTGAACTTCAATTGTTGCATAGTAAACTTGAACAGCTTTGGAAAGGGACAAAG TATTTGGACAAGTTAAAGTTCATCAAATTGAACAATTCCTTAAACCTCATTGCAACTCCTGACTTTACTGGAGTTCCCAATCTTGAGAAATTGGTTTTCAATggttgtataaatttacttgaGGTACACCCATCTATTTCAGTTCTTAAAAGACTTACTCTTCTTGATTTAGAAAACTGCAAAAGCCTTAGAAGTCTTCCAAGCAAGTTTGAAATGGAGTCTCTTGAAATTCTCATTCTTTCTGGCTGTTCAAAAATCGAGAGAATTCCAGAATTTATGGGAAGTATGAAACGCTTATCAAAACTTTACTTAAATGGCACTGCTATTACAAAGCTTCCCTCTTCAATTGAACATTTGACTAATCTTGAAGAACTATCTTTTCAAGGATGTAAGGGGCCACCATCTAAACTATGGAataaattttttccctttaatttaatgcaaagaagaagccaaaatCCAATGAGCTTGTTATTGCCTTCCCTATTGGGTATGTGTTCTTTAAAGAGATTGGACCTGAGTGACTGTAGTCTCCAAACAATCCCTAATGATTTTGGAAACTTATCCTCTATAGCTATTTTAAATCTAAGTGAAAATCACTTTACTTGCCTTCCTGAAAGTATCATGCAACTATCTAAATTGTCGGCAATTTATTTATGCAATTGCACAAGACTTTGTTCATTGCCACAATTGCCATCAACGACTTTTTGGGTTGTAGCAGATGGTTGTACCTCATTGGAAACATTTCCAAATGGATTAAAACCACACCATACACATGGTACACATCTTTTCTTCTTGAATTGCTTCAAATTGGCTGGTCGGAGTGACATGTTCTTTAACGTGCTGAGAATGCTATTAACATTTcatcag GAAATCTGCAAGAAATCTATTATATTATATCCCTTTGGTTCCTTTAGTATTGTGATTCCTGGAAGTAAAATTCCGAAATGGTTTAGTCATCAGAGTGTGGGGAATAGAGTTAATGAACAAGTTACTCATCCCaacaaaaatatgaatataCAAGTGCCTTCTCGTTCGAGTAATATGTGGATTGGAATCGCTTTGTGTGCTGTTTTGCCATGCCCCAATTTTGATCTTTCTAATATTTTGAGATGTTGCATTGTAATCAATAAACATAAAGGTTTAAACTTTTCTATAGGCATTAACCCTAGATTGGTTAAGATTAAATCACATCACCTTTGGTTGTCCTATATACCCTCTCAAATGTTTAGTGAGAGAGTGGGAGCAGTATTGAGTCAAATTGATGAGAATGGATTCATACAGATAGAGGTTAGATTTCAATGGGATTCCAACTACTTCCTGGAGGTTAATAAATGTGGGTTTCGTATGGTATACAAACAAGACATTGAAGatataagagaaatgatatcAGCTCAATCCAGCAACAGCACCTGCATCACTCCTCATGAGGGTTTGGATATTCAACATGATTTTCACTATTCAACAAAAGGTATCAAAATTAAGCAAAGCCGTGATGAATATGAAGGGGCTGGAGCTAGTGGAGAAGGCAAATCTAACGATGTCCCACACTCAAAGAGGATTGAAAGATAG